The DNA segment ATAGTGAGCCTGGAAGCAACTAACAGGCTGTTTGTTATATAAAATATCCCCTGCCATTATGGAGATAAGTTCGAATACCAAGTCGTTTCAGATACTGGTTGTGTAAAGCGGGCCGGTTCCAAGTCGAACTCCTCTTTGCATTCGAGGGAGCAAAAATAATAAGTGTGTCCTAGCCAAAAGGATGTTGCCGTCGCATCCTCAGGGTCGATTTCAGCGCCGCAAACTGGATCGGTAACCATCGCGATTCACCTCCTATTGATACTATACGACTAAAGGCTAAAACCTATCACATAACACCATATTCCCCCTTTCGTAATTGGTATTAAATACCAATAATTTTGCTGTGGGTTGGATTGGGTGGAATGATTTTGACGGGTTAATATCACGGAGGTCTTTTTAATGCGAA comes from the bacterium genome and includes:
- a CDS encoding YHS domain-containing protein, encoding MVTDPVCGAEIDPEDATATSFWLGHTYYFCSLECKEEFDLEPARFTQPVSETTWYSNLSP